TGGGAATTCAGGCATTTGATCCTGTGCTCGTTGAAGGCAAGGCGATAAGGCTTCATCCTCTGGTATGCACTGCCTTCAATGCAGACTTTGACGGCGACCAGATGGCTGTGCATGTCCCTCTTTCCATAGAGGCGCAGATAGAGGCGAGGGTATTAATGATGGCTGTAGGGAATATACTTTCCCCTGCAAACGGCAAACCTATCACCATACCAACGCAAGACATGGTGCTTGGAATCTATTACCTTACAAAGGACAGAAAAGGCGCCACAGGCGAAGGAAGAATCTTTTCAGGCGCTGAGGAAGTAAGAGTTGCCTATGATGCAAAAGTCGTGGACGAACATGCGCAGATTAAAGTAAAAATGGACGGAGCCTTTGTTGACACTACGGTTGGACGCATTCTTTTCAGCGAAATCCTGCCCCCCCAGGTTTCTTTCTCAATGATAAATAAAGAAATGAATAAAAAAGAAGTCAGCAGGCTCGTTGAGTTCTGTTATAAAAGCGCAGGAAGACAGGCAACGGTTATATTCCTGAACAACATTGAGAAACTTGGGTTCAAGTATGCAACACTCTCAGGCACCTCAATCTGCATTGATGACATGCATATACCTTCTCAAAAACCGATGCTTATCAAAAATGCTGAGCAGGAAGTTATAGATGTCCAGAAACAGTATGCGGAAGGTTTGATAACCAACGGGGAACGATATAACAAAGTTATAGACATATGGGCGCAGGTAACAGAAAAAATCGCAGATGAAATGATGCATGAATTAGGCTCTGAAGGCGCAAAAAAACATGAAAAACTTTCCGAGGAACAGCTTAAAGAACTCCGCGCCTTTAACAGCATCTTTATGATGGCAGACTCCGGCGCAAGAGGCTCCACCGCACAGATAAGACAGCTTGCAGGTATGAGAGGACTGATGGCAAAGCCTTCGGGAGAAATCATAGAAACTCCCATCACGGCAAATTTCAGGGAAGGGCTTACACCGCTTCACTATTTCATCTCAACACACGGCGCAAGAAAAGGACTCGCCGATACGGCATTAAAAACAGCCAATTCAGGTTATCTAACCAGGAGACTTGTTGATGTTACGCAGGATGTAATTATCAGGGAAGACGACTGCCGCACGCACGACGGAATCTATTTAACAAGCCTTGTTGAAGGCGGTGAAATAATAGAGCCTATTGAAGAGCGGATATTCGGAAGAACTACGGCGGAAGATATAAAAGACCCTCTCACAAAAGAGATTGTCGTGCCCAGAAATCAGGAGGTAGATGATGAAACTGTTCAGAAGATTGTTGAGGCCGGCATAGACAAGGTAAAAATCCGTTCAGTCCTCACCTGTGAAGCCAAATTCGGCGTATGCAAAAAATGCTACGGCAGGGACCTGGGAAGAGGCGAGCGTATAGAAATCGGAGAAGCGGTTGGAATAATCGCCGCCCAGTCAATCGGCGAACCTGGCACTCAGCTTACAATGAGAACCTTCCATATAGGCGGCACTGCAACAAAACTTGTTGAGCAGACAGTGCTTGATGCGAAATACAACGGCACAGCAAGATTTATTAATCTTTCAACCGTCAAAGACAGGGAAGGCGCCCGTGTGGTAATGAATAGAAACGGCAGCATTGCCATAGTTGATTCAAAAGGCAGGGAAAAGGAAAAGTACTCTGTTGTTTACGGCGCTAAACTCAAGGTTGCGGATAAACAGCAGGTTGAGGTAGGACAGCGGCTGGTTGAGTGGGACCCTTATTCAACTCCGATAATCACGGAATTAGGCGGAAAGATCGCACTCGGAGACATAATTGAGGGAGTTTCGATCAAGGAAGAAGTTGATGATGTTACAGGGCTTGCTCACAAGGTCATTATTGAATATCCTGCAAACATGAGGCCCCGTATTTCCATCAAAGACGAGCATGGCAAAGCCACGCTTAAAATTCCCGGCACAAACAACCTCGCAAGATATTTGCTGCCCTCAGGAGCCCATGTGATTGTAGATAAAGGTGATATGGTTCATCCGGGCGATGTTATTGCAAAAATCCCGAGGGAGACGATAAAAACAAAAGACATCACAGGTGGTCTCCCGAGAGTTGCAGAGCTCTTTGAGGCAAGAAAACCAAAGGAGCAGGCTATCGTAAGCGAGATTGACGGCATAGTTGAGTTCCGCGGGTTCCGTAAGGGCATGAGGGTTGTCATGGTTAAAGGCGGCACTGATACAAGGGAATATCTGATCCCCAAAGGCAAACATGTCAACGTGCATGAAGGCGATTGGGTCAAGGCGGGAGAGCCTCTGATGGACGGCTCTGTAAATCCGCACAGTATTCTTGAAATACTCGGACCGAAAGAACTTCAGCGCTACCTGGTTGATGAAGTGCAAAAAGTTTATAGGCTTCAGGGCGTTTCAATAAATGACAAACACATAGAAGTCATTGTCAAACAGATGATGAGAAAGGTAAAAATTGAAGACCCCGGAGATTCTTATTTCCTCGTTGGAGAGCAGGTAGATAAGGCGGTATTTGAAGAGGAAAATAAACGGATACTAAAACAAAAGGACAAACCTGCCCATGCAAAGACCATGCTTTTAGGCATCACAAAGGCCTCACTTACAACTGAAAGTTTCATCTCAGCCGCATCCTTCCAGGAGACCACAAGGGTGCTTACAGAGGCAGCCATCAATGGCTCGGAAGACAAGTTGAGAGGGCTTAAAGAAAACGTGATAATGGGCAGATTAATCCCGGCAGGCACAGGCACCGCGGATTACAGCGATACATTTGTAGAAACGGTGGAAGCAAAAAAATAGCCGGAAGAAAAGAGCATCAGAAGTACAAATAAGCCCCTTCAATTGAAGGGGCTTATTTGTTACTGCTGAGATGAAAGGTGACCATAAGCATTATAAAGACAACGTAGCTTCTTATTATTTTAAAGATATAGATACCCTGATAAAAAATTTTTACGGAGATGTTGAAAAAATAAAGAGAGGTGAATTATGAAAGTAAAAAAAACAGACATTGGGATAAAAGGATTAAAGGAAAGCCTGAAAGATTTTGCAGATACATGGAAAAAACTGGAGTCAGGCAGAAAGGTCAAGAAAGAAGAAGGAATATATTTTGACTCCATAGATACTATGAGGGCGGTTCTTACAAATAAACGGCTTCAAATTCTCAAGATGATAAGAGAACTAAAACCTTCTTCAGTTTATGAACTTGCAAAGATTTTGGGAAGAGACCTGAAAAACGTTAATCAGGATCTAAAGCTGCTTTCTGATATAGGCTTAGTTACACTTGAAAAAACTGTTACTGATAAGAAACGCGTAATCCCACATGTTGATTACGCAAAGATTTTGCTGGAAATCCCGGTATAAAAATCACTATGGTGGCAGGAAGTAACCTCCTGCCACCGCTTAATATTCAAAATTTTTTTTCATTACACATCACGCATTACGCGTCACGCATCACGGTTTCACTGTCCTGTCACTGTAAAACTCCCGTTGCTGACATTTTGAGACGCTGCACTGTAATAAAGCGTCCCGTCAGACTTGCGTATCTCTAAGCCTATTTTATCCGTACTTCCATCGGTTATTGTCGCCGTAAAAGTATACCCAGTAACATTATTAACCTTACCTGTGCCTGTAATCGTTGCAA
This genomic stretch from Nitrospirota bacterium harbors:
- the rpoC gene encoding DNA-directed RNA polymerase subunit beta' — translated: MEDIYSIFEKPKNPTEFSSIKIRLASPEKIRAWSYGEVKKPETINYRTFKPERDGLFCAKIFGPVKDWECVCGKYKRMKHRGVVCDKCGVEVIQAKARRERLGHIELATPVAHIWFLKGIPSRIGTLLDMTMRLLEKVLYFESYIVVDAGDTKLKKKDLLTEEEYKKKLAESGDKFKAGIGAEAIRELLRDLDLDAIAKDLRLKIRETSSTGTKRKLTKRLRIVEAFRKSGNKPEWMIMDVIPVLPPDLRPLVPLEGGRFATSDLNDLYRRVINRNNRLRRLMELKSPSVIIRNEKRMLQESVDALFDNGRRGRVLKATTKRPLKSLSDMIRGKQGRFRQNLLGKRVDYSGRSVIVVGPELKLHQCGLPKTMALELFKPFVFNKLEEKGFATTIKAAKKMVEKGLPEVWDALDEVIREHPVLLNRAPTLHRLGIQAFDPVLVEGKAIRLHPLVCTAFNADFDGDQMAVHVPLSIEAQIEARVLMMAVGNILSPANGKPITIPTQDMVLGIYYLTKDRKGATGEGRIFSGAEEVRVAYDAKVVDEHAQIKVKMDGAFVDTTVGRILFSEILPPQVSFSMINKEMNKKEVSRLVEFCYKSAGRQATVIFLNNIEKLGFKYATLSGTSICIDDMHIPSQKPMLIKNAEQEVIDVQKQYAEGLITNGERYNKVIDIWAQVTEKIADEMMHELGSEGAKKHEKLSEEQLKELRAFNSIFMMADSGARGSTAQIRQLAGMRGLMAKPSGEIIETPITANFREGLTPLHYFISTHGARKGLADTALKTANSGYLTRRLVDVTQDVIIREDDCRTHDGIYLTSLVEGGEIIEPIEERIFGRTTAEDIKDPLTKEIVVPRNQEVDDETVQKIVEAGIDKVKIRSVLTCEAKFGVCKKCYGRDLGRGERIEIGEAVGIIAAQSIGEPGTQLTMRTFHIGGTATKLVEQTVLDAKYNGTARFINLSTVKDREGARVVMNRNGSIAIVDSKGREKEKYSVVYGAKLKVADKQQVEVGQRLVEWDPYSTPIITELGGKIALGDIIEGVSIKEEVDDVTGLAHKVIIEYPANMRPRISIKDEHGKATLKIPGTNNLARYLLPSGAHVIVDKGDMVHPGDVIAKIPRETIKTKDITGGLPRVAELFEARKPKEQAIVSEIDGIVEFRGFRKGMRVVMVKGGTDTREYLIPKGKHVNVHEGDWVKAGEPLMDGSVNPHSILEILGPKELQRYLVDEVQKVYRLQGVSINDKHIEVIVKQMMRKVKIEDPGDSYFLVGEQVDKAVFEEENKRILKQKDKPAHAKTMLLGITKASLTTESFISAASFQETTRVLTEAAINGSEDKLRGLKENVIMGRLIPAGTGTADYSDTFVETVEAKK
- a CDS encoding ArsR family transcriptional regulator, with product MKVKKTDIGIKGLKESLKDFADTWKKLESGRKVKKEEGIYFDSIDTMRAVLTNKRLQILKMIRELKPSSVYELAKILGRDLKNVNQDLKLLSDIGLVTLEKTVTDKKRVIPHVDYAKILLEIPV